The following DNA comes from Camelina sativa cultivar DH55 chromosome 14, Cs, whole genome shotgun sequence.
tctataatattttattaaatttctctatttttcatttttttttttgtagtgatttcgctatttttcatttttcctcaTGTTTCTTTTAGATTTGTCTTATATTTTTGCTTTCCAGATCTAGCTCTGTgctgacaaacaaaaaaaagggaaaaagtgATTGTGACGAGGTAAAACTCTTCCACTTTATTAGttatgaaaaaaatgatattttattatcgAAAACAATACTATATTTTTGTAGATCATAGGTTGTTACagaaaactatttaaaaaatcaattttctaATAACATTTTTACCGTTTCATctcacacaaaataaatttacaccaagaaatatttgatattatcGGTTTAGACAACTAGTAGGTTGAATGACACCAAGATTTTTCCCGATAGCATTGAAACAATAAGAAGTAGCAGGTGTTCCTTTGTTGTAAGTAAGTTTAATGTCTTGTAATGTGATTCCTGTACATGGATTGCTCTTGCTGCATGCCAGCTTCATCGCTTGCTGTGTCGCCGACGTTCCTTGTATGTTTTTATACGTCACTCCACTTATCTTCACCCCCGAATGCTAATacattcataaacataaaaaaaaaaaaattagttattggACGACTAATTTAAGTCGATATATAACATATTGGATTATaagtttgataaaataaaatatgatatgtGGACATGCNTGTTTGATTCTTAGTCCTAAGCCGTTGAGTGACAGCATCTTCAGCTGTTGTTCAACTATTTAGCAGccatcctttttattttctttatcttattcgttaaatttccaaaatctataatattttattaaatttctctatttttcatttttttttttgtagtgatttcgctatttttcatttttcctcaTGTTTCTTTTAGATTTGTCTTATATTTTTGCTTTCCAGATCTAGCTCTGTgctgacaaacaaaaaaaagggaaaaagtgATTGTGACGAGGTAAAACTCTTCCACTTTATTAGttatgaaaaaaatgatattttattatcgAAAACAATACTATATTTTTGTAGATCATAGGTTGTTACagaaaactatttaaaaaatcaattttctaATAACATTTTTACCGTTTCATctcacacaaaataaatttacaccaagaaatatttgatattatcGGTTTAGACAACTAGTAGGTTGAATGACACCAAGATTTTTCCCGATAGCATTGAAACAATAGGAAGTAGCAGGTGTTCCTTTGTTGTAAGTAAGTTTAATGTCTTGTAATGTGATTCCTGTACATGGATTGCTCTTGCTGCACGCTAGCTTCATCGCTTGCTGTGTCGCCGACGTTCCTTGTATGTTTTTATACGTCACTCCACTTATCTTCACCCCCGAATGCTAATacattcataaacataaaaaaaaaaaaattagttattggACGACTAATTTAAGTCGATATATAACATATTGGATTATaagtttgataaaataaaatatgatatgtGGACATGCATGTACCTCAGTAGGGCAACCTAGGTTGGAGGGACAATAGTTTTGGTCGATTATGATTGGGTTTTGGACGTTCTTCATAATTAGGTTTTGGAAGAATACGTTTCTAACGAATCCCGTACTCGGCCTCGCCCATGATTTTATCCTCACACCGTTTTGTGTTCCGGTGAATACTGCACTCGAGAGTGTCACGTTCTCTACTCCGTCTTCGTTTAATTGCTTCGCCAAGCTCCCAATGCTGCCAATCGTCACATAATCATATGAGTATGACCGCTAAGTGCATTActtgcttatttttttatttggaaattcATAATTTCTTACAAGTacgtaattatatatatatatatacacaatttatATTCATTAGATCATTCTAAGAAATTAGACGGTGTGTGTATTACCTAACCCCGTGACCTGGACCACAAGCAAGTTTGGAAATGAGGAAATTGCGGGTACCAGGGCCGATAGCAACACAATCGTCTCCGGTCTGAACGGTACTTCCGGTTAATGTGACCCCGGTAGAGAATTGAACGGTGAAGCCGTCGGTGTTTGGACTGTTTCCAGGAGCCACTAGCCTGATGTTACGGACGACCACATTCGTGCAACCGTTGAGGGTCATATGGCCGACCTGGCTGTTCATCGATTTCACTCCACTTATGATCACGTCTTTTGCCGCGTTGAACGATATTGACTACAGTAATGCatcaaagattttaattatGAGATTGGTTTGCCGGTTAGTTTGATATAGACTAATAAATTAAAAGCaataaattattgtaatttgtattgCCATagatgaatataataaaattaaagaatttcATGTTATTTTGACCAAAGAATCCATTCCCTTCCAAAATCTAATCATTTTTATAGAACTACTAGCTATATGGTTCATGTTTGTATAtacaacttttataaattaaaataaaattgaaaaataaatgtgTTAACTTATCCAActtcatgtttttaattttaatcaatgggtttgcacaaaaaaaaaaaaaagatatgataaAGAAATAATTGGACGATGGATCCTGACTTTAAGTAATCAAAAATGATTAAAGCTCTTTTGCATTATGGTGCTTCGCTTTATGTAAAAATGTtagaatattgttttatttacagTAACTGTTGATAGAGGAGAAAGCATACCCTAACACCGGGAGGACAATTCTGACCAGATTTCCGGCAAGACCAGAACCCATCACCTCGAGCGTCGAAAGTCCCACCGACCATTGAGAATCTGCTAACCTTGTTGAAGAGAATCCAGTAACCGGAATTGGCAAAGGCCCAGTAATCTGCGGGAGCAACGACTGTTCCGGTCACTTGAAACTTGAGTTTGCTCTTGCATGGCCCTCCAAACGTTATTTGCTTCAACAAAAATGTCCCCGTTGGGACCACCACCGTGGCTGAGGCTGCGGAGCCACAAGCTCCTTGCCATGCTTTGAGGAACGCTGCAGTGGAATCGGTGACCCCGTCCGGTTTGGCCCCGAAGCTAACTACGTTGAAAACGTTGGTGGCGCTGCTCGAGACATCGATGAAggtgaggaagatgatgagaggAAGAAATGTTATAGCTGGTAttgtcattttttatatatgtgaatatgagtttgtgttatgtttgtgtttgtgtttgtgtttgaattAATTTGATGCATggcatatatatagagaaagagcaATTAATAATTGGTTCGTTATCGGAGTCTATGGTACAATTAAGTACATGTGCTATCTATATGATAAGAGGTTGTGATTATTTTATGATAGATAAAAGAGTttacattttcaaataattagCTGCACACATGATTGATAATATAATTTCTAGGAGCAACGGTCGTTGTATTTACGATGACATTTTTGCACATAATCAGTTTCCCTTATAATATGGATCATATGTATGTgcagtatatttatatttcatatgcTCGGTATGTCCGTAGTACCATATATTATtgatgaataaaattaaatacgTGGAAACTTACTCAGCTAGCGATCCATTAGAACAAAAAACTGTATATAACATGAACGTTATAGAGAATGAACAATAATAACTCAAGAAAAACTATCGATTTTACATAAATGCTCTAATAAAAGAAACTcaaccaaaaaccctaaaaagtctatagatatatattttttacgtATTGAATATTTTTACAAACTCTTAATAAAATAGGATGTATTATAATTTCCACGAAGGTAGAATGATCATGGAATGCATCATTACAACGATAATATAAtccataaaataaataaataaagttgtcGTCTGCATTACCTTGCATCTTAATACCAAATTTCAGTTTTAAGTCGATAATCAGGAATACTTttacaatacaaattttttaattgaagtccaataaaaatatataccaaCTCGATCATATCTTGCAATCTTTCGATTATTCGTACCGAACGTATATGCACATCGTCACGGTTAATGTCGTTACTAAGCCATTTAtacttcttttgtttgttctctctttctttaagcgactatatatatatatatatagaattgcAAATGTAAGGTAAAAAAAAGTGACCCATATATGTATAGATGATGACATCACTACAAATTTATATGACAGGNTATTTGACGGGACATGTGATCAACTAgcagttgaccaaaaaaaaaaaaaaagacatgtgaTAATTAACTAGGTCACATTATTGAAACCAACCCAATCATATATATTCGTTAATCATTCTGGTAAGAATTACAGAAAGTCAATATCTATATATGGTTAGCTTAGTTCGTCGACATTTTGAATTCAACGTAACAACCATCGGGTATAGTATTCATTCTTGCGCCGCTCTCGCTGAATTAATTTTTATCCgtgacatttatttatttttgttttgtttattggaGTGGTTGTTGTGTGTTTATTTTATCTACAGAATGAAAAAAGAGGTTAAACCAGGGAAGAGACAACAGTCGAACCGAGAATCTGCTAGAAGGTCGAGACTGAGGAAGATGAAGGGTCTGATGAGAGTTAAGAGAATAAAAAAGGTTGGAGCTGATTTTAGTAGAGCGATGATGTAGTACTACTATCCCTGCATCTTTAGAAACCTAACAAAGTTTGATTTATGGAAAAAGTCTTTGTAAATCTGAAGGCTCTTTGTGCGCACTAAGTAGCAGTCatcccttttgttttctttatttcgttaaatttcctaaatctatAAATTTGATTACTATGTCAATTATGTGCAATTAGAAAAAGCACATCtaagctttctttttcttcagtttcCTCTAGATTTGTCTCATATTTTGCtctttaaatcaaaaaaaaaaaggtgcaaTGTGATTGGGACAGGTCAAAGTCTTCCACTTTCTTCGTTGCTGAAAACAGTatgttattgatgaagaaaataactaaataatttgTAATGTTACATATCATTGTGATCATATATTGTTACAGAAACAAGTATTTTTGGTATTCTGAATTTCTGATCAAACC
Coding sequences within:
- the LOC104739106 gene encoding polygalacturonase-like: MTIPAITFLPLIIFLTFIDVSSSATNVFNVVSFGAKPDGVTDSTAAFLKAWQGACGSAASATVVVPTGTFLLKQITFGGPCKSKLKFQVTGTVVAPADYWAFANSGYWILFNKVSRFSMVGGTFDARGDGFWSCRKSGQNCPPGVRSISFNAAKDVIISGVKSMNSQVGHMTLNGCTNVVVRNIRLVAPGNSPNTDGFTVQFSTGVTLTGSTVQTGDDCVAIGPGTRNFLISKLACGPGHGVSIGSLAKQLNEDGVENVTLSSAVFTGTQNGVRIKSWARPSTGFVRNVFFQNLIMKNVQNPIIIDQNYCPSNLGCPTEHSGVKISGVTYKNIQGTSATQQAMKLACSKSNPCTGITLQDIKLTYNKGTPATSYCFNAIGKNLGVIQPTSCLNR